The proteins below come from a single Caulobacter flavus genomic window:
- the hemB gene encoding porphobilinogen synthase yields MTVPPLAPYPATRLRRLRQADWSRRLVRETEVRPADLIWSMVVHEGEGCVPVASMPGVERLSVKEAAKAAVRARDLGIPAIAIFPHIDPSRKDAAGSIAADPDGVIPRAVKAMKDAAPEVGIMCDVALDPFTDHGHDGVVEGGRILNDATIERLIEQGLMQAAAGADILAPSDMMDGRIGALRGALEADGFQDTMIMSYAAKYASAFYGPYRDAIGSAKLSAGQGDKKTYQMDPANTEEAIREVALDIAEGADMIMVKPGLPYLDILRRLVDEFRMPTYAFQVSGEYAMIKAAGANGWIDEERAILESLAAFKRAGAAGIITYFAPWAAEKLG; encoded by the coding sequence ATGACCGTTCCGCCCCTCGCCCCCTATCCCGCCACGCGCCTGCGCCGCCTGCGCCAGGCCGACTGGAGCCGCCGTCTCGTGCGCGAGACCGAGGTCAGGCCCGCCGACCTGATCTGGTCGATGGTGGTGCACGAGGGCGAAGGATGCGTGCCGGTGGCCTCGATGCCGGGCGTCGAGCGCCTGAGCGTCAAGGAAGCGGCCAAGGCCGCCGTCCGCGCCCGCGACTTGGGCATCCCGGCCATCGCCATCTTCCCGCACATCGATCCGTCGCGGAAGGACGCTGCGGGCTCGATCGCCGCCGATCCGGACGGCGTGATCCCGCGCGCCGTGAAGGCCATGAAGGATGCCGCCCCCGAGGTCGGCATCATGTGCGACGTGGCGCTGGACCCCTTCACCGACCACGGCCACGACGGCGTGGTCGAGGGGGGCAGGATCCTCAACGACGCCACCATCGAGCGCCTGATCGAGCAGGGCCTGATGCAGGCGGCGGCCGGCGCCGACATCCTGGCCCCCTCCGACATGATGGACGGCCGCATCGGAGCGTTGCGCGGCGCGCTGGAGGCCGATGGCTTCCAGGACACGATGATCATGTCCTACGCGGCCAAGTACGCCTCGGCCTTCTACGGCCCGTACCGCGACGCCATCGGCTCGGCCAAGCTCTCGGCGGGTCAGGGCGATAAGAAAACCTACCAGATGGATCCGGCCAACACCGAGGAAGCCATCCGAGAAGTCGCGCTCGACATCGCCGAGGGCGCCGACATGATCATGGTCAAGCCGGGCCTGCCCTACCTCGACATCCTGCGCCGCTTGGTCGACGAGTTCCGCATGCCGACCTACGCGTTCCAGGTGTCGGGCGAGTACGCGATGATCAAGGCCGCCGGCGCCAACGGCTGGATCGACGAAGAGCGCGCCATCCTCGAAAGCCTGGCCGCCTTCAAGCGCGCTGGCGCGGCGGGGATCATCACCTACTTCGCCCCCTGGGCGGCCGAGAAGCTGGGCTGA
- a CDS encoding helix-turn-helix transcriptional regulator, translating to MSAPRTAFASGRFYGAPTIERRLPGVRLAHLAATMSAEHVDEHSHDDAHFVLATRGRYETTAWGPETEGPVLVYNPPGVVHRDRFVEAGGYFLAVSFAAGDWRALADGDAAIDALRLTGPAARRAALRLTRSLLSSDAEPLSLEGLSLELAAEALAPSRDGQHRPPWLDQAETYLADAFDQPIGVADLARAAGVHPVHLARGYRRWLGAAPGERLRTRRLERAADLLMRGRSSIGEIALAAGFCDQSHLNRQFRHAYGVTPGEFMRLCAPRAARRPDVSGVQDEPFATP from the coding sequence ATGAGCGCGCCGAGAACCGCCTTCGCATCGGGACGGTTCTACGGCGCGCCCACCATCGAGCGCCGGCTCCCTGGCGTGCGGCTGGCTCACCTGGCCGCCACCATGAGCGCCGAGCACGTCGACGAGCACAGCCACGACGACGCGCACTTCGTGCTGGCCACCCGGGGCCGCTACGAGACCACGGCCTGGGGTCCCGAAACCGAAGGCCCGGTGCTGGTCTACAACCCGCCCGGCGTCGTCCATCGCGACCGGTTCGTCGAGGCCGGCGGCTACTTCCTGGCCGTCAGCTTCGCGGCGGGCGACTGGCGAGCCCTGGCCGACGGCGACGCGGCGATCGACGCCTTGCGGCTGACCGGCCCGGCGGCCCGCCGCGCGGCCCTGCGCCTGACCAGGTCCCTGCTCTCCTCCGACGCCGAACCGCTGTCGCTGGAGGGTCTCAGCCTCGAACTGGCCGCCGAGGCCCTGGCGCCGTCCCGCGACGGCCAGCACCGGCCGCCCTGGCTGGACCAGGCCGAGACCTACCTGGCCGACGCCTTCGACCAGCCGATCGGCGTGGCCGACCTGGCCCGCGCCGCCGGCGTGCATCCGGTGCACCTGGCGCGCGGCTATCGCCGCTGGCTGGGCGCCGCGCCGGGCGAACGTTTGCGGACCCGGCGACTTGAGCGGGCGGCCGACCTCCTGATGCGCGGCCGCTCGTCGATCGGCGAGATCGCCCTGGCGGCGGGCTTCTGCGACCAGAGCCATCTCAACAGGCAGTTCCGCCACGCCTATGGCGTCACCCCCGGTGAATTCATGCGCCTGTGCGCCCCCAGGGCCGCGAGACGCCCGGATGTTTCAGGCGTCCAAGACGAGCCTTTCGCCACACCTTAG
- a CDS encoding serine hydrolase domain-containing protein, with product MKRFLFAAALALTPLSGASAASDMPSAAPAAEGMSAEKLQAMSTAIKAGQFQKVTSVLVARHGKLVFEAYYDEGRPDGGAEARRNTRSVTKTVTAMLAGAAIARGAIPSVDAPIKPYLKGRPPAAAPDPRKNKVTVEDLMTMSSIAECDDDNQFSRGNEERMYLIEDWVGFYLDLPVRGFPDWAPKPADAPYGRSFSYCTAGVTTLGAVVQGAVGKPLPAFARETLFGPLGIEGERWQVSPLGLAQGGGGLGLRSRDLLKLGQLYLDGGKWNGEQVLPAAFVAAATAPHANARPDTDYGYLIWLQTFSGHKAWAMSGTGGNKVVIVPDLGIVAVITTVNFDVRQPHAISERLLTEHILAAVTP from the coding sequence GTGAAACGCTTCCTGTTCGCTGCCGCCCTGGCCCTGACGCCGTTGTCCGGCGCCAGCGCCGCCTCCGACATGCCATCGGCCGCTCCCGCCGCCGAGGGCATGTCGGCCGAGAAGCTCCAGGCCATGTCCACGGCCATCAAGGCCGGGCAGTTCCAGAAGGTCACCAGCGTGCTGGTCGCCCGCCACGGCAAGCTGGTCTTCGAGGCCTATTACGACGAAGGCCGGCCGGACGGCGGCGCCGAGGCGCGGCGCAACACCCGCTCGGTGACCAAGACCGTCACCGCCATGTTGGCCGGCGCGGCCATCGCCCGCGGCGCGATCCCCAGCGTCGACGCCCCCATCAAGCCCTATCTCAAGGGACGCCCGCCCGCCGCCGCGCCCGATCCCCGCAAGAACAAGGTCACGGTCGAGGACCTGATGACCATGAGCTCGATCGCCGAGTGCGACGACGACAACCAGTTCTCGCGCGGCAACGAGGAGCGGATGTACCTGATCGAGGATTGGGTCGGCTTCTATCTCGACCTGCCGGTGCGCGGCTTTCCCGACTGGGCGCCGAAACCAGCCGACGCGCCGTACGGCCGCAGCTTCTCCTACTGCACGGCGGGCGTGACGACGCTCGGGGCCGTGGTGCAGGGCGCGGTCGGCAAGCCCCTGCCCGCCTTCGCCCGCGAGACGCTGTTCGGCCCTCTGGGCATCGAGGGCGAACGCTGGCAGGTCTCGCCGCTGGGCCTGGCGCAGGGCGGCGGCGGCCTTGGCCTGCGCAGCCGCGACCTGCTGAAGCTGGGTCAGCTCTATCTCGACGGCGGCAAGTGGAACGGCGAGCAGGTGCTGCCGGCGGCCTTCGTCGCCGCCGCCACCGCGCCGCACGCCAACGCGCGCCCCGACACCGACTACGGCTACCTGATCTGGCTGCAGACCTTTTCCGGCCACAAGGCCTGGGCGATGAGCGGCACGGGCGGCAACAAGGTGGTGATCGTGCCCGACCTCGGTATCGTGGCCGTGATCACCACGGTCAATTTCGACGTCCGCCAGCCGCACGCGATCAGCGAACGCCTGCTGACCGAACACATCCTGGCGGCCGTCACGCCCTAG
- a CDS encoding NUDIX hydrolase, with amino-acid sequence MSKVLDIVTAVIRDEAGRMLLVRKRGTAIFMKPGGKRDPGEDDLTALTRELDEELGCRLVSADLLGRFSAPAANEAGFTVQSATYLAVVEGEITAQAEIEELAWIDPAAPPAGMPLAPLLKDEVIPALLALA; translated from the coding sequence ATGAGCAAGGTCCTCGACATCGTCACCGCCGTGATCCGCGACGAGGCCGGTCGCATGCTGCTGGTGCGCAAGCGCGGCACGGCGATCTTCATGAAGCCGGGCGGCAAACGCGACCCCGGCGAGGACGACCTGACCGCCCTGACCCGCGAGCTCGACGAGGAGCTGGGCTGCCGGCTGGTTTCGGCCGACCTGCTGGGCCGCTTTTCGGCTCCGGCGGCCAACGAGGCGGGCTTCACGGTGCAGTCGGCGACCTATCTGGCCGTGGTCGAGGGCGAGATCACCGCCCAGGCCGAGATCGAGGAACTGGCCTGGATCGATCCCGCCGCTCCACCCGCCGGCATGCCTCTGGCGCCGCTGCTGAAGGACGAAGTGATCCCCGCCCTGCTCGCGCTCGCCTGA
- a CDS encoding YaiI/YqxD family protein, with product MTTIYIDADACPVKDETYKVAARNGLKTYVVSNSWIRVPATPAIEQVVVDAGPDVADDWIAERAGPGDVVVTNDIPLADRVLKAGGQAIAPNGRVFTADMIGSALASRSIGEHLRSMGEVTSGPKAFGPQDRSKFLQALDQAVVKARRVVVR from the coding sequence ATGACGACGATCTACATCGACGCCGACGCCTGCCCCGTGAAGGACGAGACCTACAAGGTCGCGGCCCGCAACGGCCTGAAGACCTATGTCGTCTCCAACAGCTGGATCCGCGTGCCCGCCACCCCGGCCATCGAACAGGTGGTCGTCGACGCCGGCCCCGACGTGGCCGACGACTGGATCGCCGAGCGCGCCGGTCCCGGCGACGTGGTGGTGACCAACGACATTCCGCTTGCCGACCGGGTACTGAAGGCCGGCGGCCAGGCCATCGCGCCCAACGGCCGGGTGTTCACGGCCGACATGATCGGCTCGGCCCTGGCCTCGCGCTCCATCGGCGAGCACCTGCGCTCGATGGGCGAAGTGACCAGCGGTCCCAAGGCCTTCGGCCCGCAGGACCGCAGCAAGTTCCTGCAGGCGCTGGACCAGGCCGTGGTCAAGGCCCGCCGCGTGGTCGTTCGATGA
- the arfB gene encoding alternative ribosome rescue aminoacyl-tRNA hydrolase ArfB: MIEITSWLRIDEDELVEKAARASGPGGQHVNKTSTAIELRFDVANSPSLTDDIKARLTALGGSRMTQEGVLVLFAQGHRSQEMNRQDARERLVELIRRATEKPKPRRPTKPTYSSKLKRLETKTKRSGVKSMRGRVRHDD, encoded by the coding sequence ATGATCGAGATCACCAGCTGGCTGCGCATCGACGAGGACGAACTCGTCGAAAAGGCCGCCCGCGCCTCGGGCCCCGGCGGCCAGCACGTCAACAAGACCTCGACGGCGATCGAGCTGCGCTTCGACGTGGCGAACTCCCCGTCGCTGACCGACGACATCAAGGCCCGGCTGACGGCCCTTGGCGGCAGCCGGATGACCCAGGAGGGCGTGCTGGTGCTGTTCGCGCAAGGCCATCGCTCGCAGGAGATGAACCGCCAGGACGCCCGCGAGCGCCTGGTCGAGCTGATCCGCCGCGCGACGGAAAAGCCCAAGCCCCGCCGCCCGACTAAGCCGACCTACTCCAGCAAGCTCAAGCGCCTGGAGACCAAGACCAAGCGATCGGGCGTGAAGTCGATGCGCGGCCGCGTCCGTCACGACGACTGA
- a CDS encoding MarR family winged helix-turn-helix transcriptional regulator — MPLPSYLSYLMYQTEQHRRAMAADHVARHGLSFPKWVAMLSLARFGECSMTRLAKLSAADRTTLTRSIDGLIRDGLVERGGAPNDRRKVVVRLTHTGAALLEQIRGELAPLHQEACSELSADEQSALAFYLKKMLGGLIPEPDWKDEILSFGPPLPAMA, encoded by the coding sequence ATGCCCCTGCCCAGCTATTTGAGCTATTTGATGTACCAGACCGAGCAACATCGGCGGGCTATGGCCGCCGATCATGTTGCGCGTCACGGTCTGTCGTTTCCGAAATGGGTGGCGATGCTGTCGCTGGCCCGGTTCGGCGAGTGTTCGATGACGCGGCTGGCCAAGCTTTCGGCGGCCGATCGCACGACCCTGACCCGGTCGATCGACGGCCTGATCCGCGACGGCCTGGTCGAACGCGGCGGGGCTCCGAACGATCGCCGCAAGGTCGTCGTGCGGCTGACCCACACGGGCGCGGCGCTGCTGGAGCAGATTCGCGGCGAGCTGGCGCCCCTGCACCAGGAAGCCTGTTCGGAACTGAGCGCCGACGAGCAGTCGGCCCTGGCCTTCTATCTGAAGAAGATGCTGGGCGGGCTGATTCCGGAGCCGGACTGGAAGGACGAGATCCTCTCGTTCGGCCCGCCGCTGCCGGCGATGGCCTGA
- a CDS encoding pentapeptide repeat-containing protein — protein MARMGMTLAAALVMGLTTLAGQAQAKASIEDKDVARLVSLGGVCVSCDLAGRKMTGAKFNGANFARANLIGADLRGAVFYGSNFAAADLTRADLRGAEMRAANFQGANFNGAKLSGVESAGANFQNANLSRADLTSSEMHGVNMEAATLIDARLSNAELNGSNLSSVNARGADFSNAEINGSNLSGGRFDRAQFRNASLTASHLRGGSFAGTDFKGADFTGVRFQGVDLSGARGLTQDQLDEACGEARLPPGLSLKGCSGRIKRITVMRGMPAPPAPPAAPAPPSPPRR, from the coding sequence ATGGCCCGCATGGGCATGACACTCGCCGCCGCCCTGGTCATGGGTCTGACGACCCTGGCCGGCCAGGCCCAGGCCAAGGCCTCGATCGAGGACAAGGACGTGGCGCGCCTGGTGTCGCTCGGCGGGGTGTGTGTCAGCTGCGATCTGGCCGGCCGCAAGATGACCGGCGCCAAGTTCAACGGCGCCAACTTCGCCAGGGCCAACCTGATCGGCGCGGATCTGCGCGGCGCGGTGTTCTACGGCTCCAATTTCGCCGCGGCCGACCTGACCCGCGCCGACCTGCGCGGCGCCGAGATGCGCGCCGCCAACTTCCAGGGCGCCAACTTCAATGGCGCGAAGCTGTCGGGCGTGGAATCGGCCGGGGCCAATTTCCAGAACGCCAACCTGTCGCGCGCCGACCTGACCTCGTCCGAGATGCACGGCGTCAACATGGAAGCCGCCACCCTGATCGACGCCCGGCTGTCCAACGCCGAGCTCAACGGCTCGAACCTGTCGTCGGTGAACGCACGCGGCGCCGACTTCTCTAACGCCGAGATCAACGGCTCCAACCTCAGCGGCGGGCGGTTCGACCGCGCGCAGTTCCGCAACGCGTCGCTGACGGCCTCGCACCTGCGCGGCGGCAGTTTCGCCGGCACGGACTTCAAGGGCGCCGACTTCACGGGCGTGCGCTTCCAGGGCGTCGACCTGAGCGGCGCGCGGGGCCTGACCCAGGACCAGCTGGACGAGGCCTGCGGCGAGGCTCGCCTGCCGCCGGGCCTGTCGCTCAAGGGCTGCAGCGGCCGCATCAAGCGCATCACCGTGATGCGCGGCATGCCCGCGCCTCCGGCCCCGCCGGCCGCGCCCGCGCCGCCGTCTCCGCCCCGGCGCTGA
- a CDS encoding CIA30 family protein: protein MTRARILLGGLCAAALSTSLAAAQPLAVINAEIFDATGAAPYRGTLVVENGRILAVGPKVKAPKGATVVDAKGKALIPGLFDVHTHWTPNGAPAVIPKIADAYVASGVTTVNDFHQQPESFAPRRAWLGTLTAPHVNLVARISTPGGHGADWADQATTRWVDTPEGARAAVEAIAAYKPDAIKAFTDGWRYGSAPDNTTMDAWTLKALTETAHKYGLKVLTHTVTVEQGKVAAGNGVDVIAHSLQDAPLDPGTIAAIKASGLFYAPTLAVYEPVKPGARPPADPDSPRARQSRLKFGYALANAKALYDAGVPLALGTDAGMTGTPHGSSSLRELELLVQAGLTPAQALTVGTAGSARAMNLLADRGTLEAGKRADFVLVAGKPWETISDARKVERVFIDGKLSFGPGATRSAANDRMTPPAVKAGALIDNFERADGRTSLDTLRLDDFDGGRDRSLEVSQVIEREGGGKVLSVGARMATKDDASAGILLPLTRGSVVPADASAFKGVKLSLRGDGGAYVVSLVGAAGRWTTKVEAGSQWKTIELPFSAFTPAGRDKAVFTGKDLLQVGVEGERPAGAKLWFELDDVTFY from the coding sequence ATGACCCGCGCCCGCATCCTGCTCGGCGGCCTCTGCGCCGCCGCGCTCTCGACCTCCCTGGCGGCCGCCCAGCCGCTGGCGGTGATCAACGCCGAGATCTTCGACGCCACGGGCGCGGCGCCGTATCGCGGGACCCTGGTAGTTGAGAACGGCCGCATCCTGGCCGTCGGCCCGAAGGTCAAGGCCCCCAAGGGCGCTACGGTGGTCGACGCCAAGGGCAAGGCGCTGATCCCGGGCCTGTTCGACGTGCATACCCACTGGACGCCCAACGGCGCCCCGGCCGTGATCCCCAAGATCGCCGACGCCTATGTCGCCTCCGGCGTGACGACGGTGAACGACTTCCATCAGCAGCCGGAGAGCTTCGCGCCGCGTCGCGCCTGGCTTGGGACCCTGACCGCGCCGCACGTCAACCTCGTCGCCCGCATCAGCACCCCGGGCGGCCACGGCGCCGACTGGGCCGACCAGGCCACCACCCGCTGGGTCGACACCCCGGAAGGCGCCCGCGCCGCGGTGGAGGCCATCGCCGCCTACAAGCCCGACGCCATCAAGGCCTTCACCGACGGCTGGCGTTATGGCTCGGCGCCCGACAACACCACCATGGACGCCTGGACCCTGAAGGCCCTGACCGAGACCGCTCACAAGTACGGGCTGAAGGTGCTTACCCACACGGTGACGGTCGAGCAGGGCAAGGTCGCGGCGGGCAATGGCGTCGACGTCATCGCCCACAGCCTGCAGGACGCGCCGCTGGATCCAGGCACGATCGCGGCGATCAAGGCCTCGGGCCTGTTCTACGCCCCGACCCTGGCGGTGTACGAACCGGTCAAGCCGGGCGCCAGGCCGCCAGCCGACCCCGACAGCCCGCGCGCGCGCCAGAGCCGCCTGAAGTTCGGCTACGCCCTGGCCAACGCCAAGGCGCTCTATGACGCCGGCGTGCCGCTGGCCCTGGGCACCGACGCCGGCATGACCGGCACGCCGCACGGCTCTTCCAGCCTGCGCGAACTGGAATTGCTGGTGCAGGCGGGCCTGACGCCCGCCCAGGCGCTCACCGTGGGCACGGCCGGCAGCGCGCGGGCCATGAACCTGCTGGCCGACCGCGGCACCCTGGAGGCCGGCAAGCGGGCCGACTTCGTGCTGGTGGCCGGCAAGCCGTGGGAGACGATCTCCGACGCCCGCAAGGTCGAGCGGGTGTTCATCGACGGCAAGCTGTCGTTCGGCCCCGGCGCGACGCGTTCGGCCGCCAATGACCGCATGACCCCGCCGGCGGTGAAGGCCGGGGCGCTGATCGACAACTTCGAACGCGCCGACGGCCGCACCAGCCTCGACACCCTGCGGCTAGATGATTTCGACGGCGGCCGCGACCGCAGCCTGGAAGTCTCGCAGGTCATCGAGCGCGAGGGCGGCGGCAAGGTGCTGAGCGTCGGCGCCCGCATGGCGACCAAGGACGACGCTTCGGCGGGGATCCTGCTGCCGCTGACCCGGGGCTCGGTGGTTCCGGCCGACGCCTCGGCGTTCAAGGGCGTGAAGCTGTCGCTGCGCGGCGACGGCGGCGCCTATGTCGTCAGCCTTGTCGGCGCCGCCGGCCGCTGGACGACCAAGGTCGAGGCCGGGTCGCAGTGGAAGACGATCGAGCTGCCGTTCAGCGCCTTCACGCCGGCTGGGCGTGACAAGGCCGTCTTCACCGGCAAGGACCTGCTGCAGGTCGGCGTCGAGGGCGAGCGTCCGGCCGGCGCGAAGCTCTGGTTCGAGCTCGACGACGTGACTTTCTACTAG
- a CDS encoding zinc-dependent metalloprotease, with amino-acid sequence MRKSDFGGASLGTLAMASALAVLTLSAAPAAVAAPAVAAVTPAAAPSLLPVRTDAAKGAVLVTLPAPDADGISGRFLYQPSLSGGLGATPVGLDRAATGDTQVLVFRRVGKRVLAEFENFGFRAVGGTVEEQRTVRDSFPGSVVWSGEVAGETPDGGFTVDLAGFLLRDAFNITGALKDAKQGGFKAAPTLSYVDFGHVGVFPDNLEFEARQTFTADDPGGEVSGIVPDARSVTFGVHHSFIRLPGPGFTPRAFDPRTGTSAQVLFADYAVGLEQPTVQRLVRRFRLEKTDPTAVRSPVKKPIIFYVDRGAPEPVRGALVEGGRWWNQAFEAAGYVDAFRVEPLPEGVDPMDARYNVVNWIHRQTRGWSTGTTVVDPRTGEIVRGVVQLGSLRIRQDRMIFEGLLGADKTGKGGVDDPIQIALDRIRQLSAHEIGHAIGLSHNFAGSVYGRASVMDYPAPLVKIDGDRLDLSDAYAKGVGAWDAFAIDWLYSEGAPGSDEAARLDRLARDAQAKGYRYVSDADARGAASAQPYGALWDNGADPVVELDNVMAVRRIALSRFGLNSVPAGSPAADLRRALVPIYLFHRYQVEAAAKFVGGVDYGYAVVGDGREAAPATPAADQRRALAALVRTLDPTALDLPDPLLSLLSSGMSGSRDKAYAIEIFPTSGASVFDLPTAAETAADLPLSLLLTPARLNRLVEQKRRDPGQLDVTETVDALLAAVAPGGPQADGRTGELRRRVRARLIGDLVAVLDDKTLSPTAAAQIDASLLRYAKTLSGWKGKGAEADQAARIARFLTSDERKTLAAPRSGAVETLPPGMPIGGEDCWFCAPGSS; translated from the coding sequence ATGAGAAAATCGGACTTCGGCGGCGCCTCGCTGGGGACGCTGGCCATGGCGAGCGCGCTGGCCGTCCTGACGCTGTCCGCCGCGCCGGCCGCCGTGGCCGCTCCGGCCGTCGCCGCTGTGACGCCGGCGGCCGCGCCCAGCCTGCTGCCGGTCAGGACCGACGCCGCCAAGGGCGCGGTCCTGGTCACCCTGCCGGCGCCCGACGCCGACGGGATTTCCGGCCGTTTCCTCTATCAGCCCAGCCTCAGCGGCGGCCTCGGCGCGACGCCCGTTGGCCTTGACCGCGCCGCCACGGGCGACACCCAGGTGCTGGTCTTCCGCCGCGTCGGCAAGCGCGTGCTGGCCGAGTTCGAGAACTTCGGATTCCGCGCCGTGGGCGGCACGGTCGAGGAGCAGCGGACGGTGCGCGACAGCTTCCCCGGCTCGGTGGTCTGGTCGGGCGAGGTGGCGGGCGAGACGCCCGACGGCGGCTTCACGGTCGACCTGGCCGGCTTCCTGCTGCGCGACGCCTTCAACATCACCGGCGCCCTGAAGGACGCCAAGCAGGGCGGCTTCAAGGCCGCGCCGACGCTGAGCTATGTCGACTTCGGCCATGTCGGCGTCTTCCCCGACAATCTCGAATTCGAGGCCCGCCAGACCTTCACCGCCGACGATCCGGGCGGCGAGGTCTCCGGCATCGTCCCCGACGCCCGGTCGGTGACCTTCGGCGTGCATCACAGCTTCATCCGCCTGCCGGGTCCCGGCTTCACGCCGCGGGCCTTCGACCCGCGCACCGGCACCTCGGCCCAGGTGCTGTTCGCCGACTACGCCGTCGGTCTTGAGCAGCCGACCGTGCAGCGCCTGGTGCGCCGCTTCCGCCTCGAGAAGACCGATCCGACGGCGGTCCGGTCGCCGGTCAAGAAGCCGATCATCTTCTATGTCGATCGCGGCGCGCCCGAACCGGTGCGCGGCGCGCTGGTCGAGGGCGGCCGCTGGTGGAACCAGGCGTTCGAGGCCGCCGGCTATGTCGACGCCTTCCGCGTCGAGCCGCTGCCCGAGGGCGTCGATCCGATGGACGCGCGCTACAACGTCGTCAACTGGATCCACCGCCAGACGCGCGGCTGGTCCACCGGCACGACGGTCGTCGATCCCCGCACCGGCGAGATCGTGCGCGGCGTCGTCCAGTTGGGCTCGCTGCGTATCCGCCAGGACCGGATGATCTTCGAGGGCCTGCTGGGCGCCGACAAGACGGGGAAGGGCGGCGTCGACGATCCGATCCAGATCGCGCTGGACCGCATCCGCCAGCTCTCCGCCCACGAGATCGGTCACGCCATCGGCCTGTCTCACAACTTCGCGGGCAGCGTGTACGGCCGCGCCTCGGTGATGGACTACCCCGCGCCGCTGGTGAAGATCGACGGCGACCGCCTGGATCTCTCCGACGCCTACGCCAAGGGCGTGGGGGCCTGGGACGCCTTCGCCATCGACTGGCTCTATTCCGAAGGGGCGCCCGGAAGCGACGAGGCCGCGCGTCTCGACAGGCTGGCCCGCGACGCCCAGGCCAAGGGCTATCGCTACGTCTCCGACGCCGACGCCCGCGGCGCGGCCTCGGCCCAGCCCTATGGCGCGCTGTGGGACAACGGCGCCGATCCGGTGGTCGAGCTCGACAACGTCATGGCCGTGCGCCGCATCGCCCTGTCGCGCTTCGGCCTGAACAGCGTGCCGGCCGGCTCGCCCGCCGCCGACCTGCGCCGGGCGCTGGTGCCGATCTACCTCTTCCATCGCTACCAGGTGGAGGCGGCGGCGAAGTTCGTCGGCGGGGTCGACTACGGCTACGCGGTGGTCGGCGACGGCCGCGAGGCCGCGCCTGCAACGCCGGCGGCCGACCAGCGCCGAGCCTTGGCGGCGCTGGTCCGCACCCTCGACCCCACGGCGCTGGACCTGCCCGACCCGCTGCTGTCGCTGCTGTCGTCGGGGATGTCGGGCTCGCGCGACAAGGCCTACGCCATCGAGATCTTCCCGACCTCCGGCGCCTCGGTGTTCGACCTGCCGACCGCCGCGGAGACCGCCGCCGACCTGCCGCTGTCGCTGCTGCTGACCCCGGCGCGCCTGAACCGGCTGGTCGAGCAGAAGCGCCGCGACCCGGGCCAGTTGGATGTGACCGAGACGGTCGACGCGCTGCTGGCCGCCGTGGCGCCGGGCGGGCCCCAGGCCGACGGCCGCACGGGCGAACTGCGTCGCCGTGTCCGCGCCCGCCTGATCGGAGACCTCGTCGCCGTGCTCGACGACAAGACCCTGTCGCCGACCGCCGCCGCCCAGATCGACGCCTCGCTGCTGCGCTACGCCAAGACCCTCTCGGGCTGGAAGGGCAAGGGGGCGGAGGCCGACCAGGCGGCGCGGATCGCGCGCTTTCTGACCTCGGACGAACGCAAGACGCTGGCGGCGCCGCGCAGCGGCGCGGTGGAAACCTTGCCGCCCGGCATGCCTATCGGCGGGGAGGACTGCTGGTTTTGCGCGCCTGGTTCGTCATGA